The following proteins are co-located in the Spirochaetota bacterium genome:
- a CDS encoding ATP-dependent 6-phosphofructokinase: MKRIGILTGGGDAPGLNGVIKGAYLRIKRDLPDVEIIGLLEGWRGLLEKKYVVLKYEDVKDIHKEGGTIIGSSRTNPYKNEDTVKKAHQSFKELGLDALIAIGGEDTLGAANKLAKDGFPVVGAPKTIDNDLNVTDYTFGFDTAVNIAMEAIDRLHTTAKSHRRVMVVEIMGRHAGWITLWSGIAGGSHMVLLPEEVTKITDVAEFVKKRHQKGEPYTMIAVSEGAILDTGGAPNFVFEDAKTDEFGHVRLGGIAKQLAKYIEETTGIETRYVVLGHLQRGGAPTAFDRILSLRFGINVGELVLKRDWGKMVALRGTEIVAVPLQEAVQELKVVPKKIIDELKSILY, translated from the coding sequence ATGAAGAGAATAGGAATATTAACAGGTGGAGGGGATGCACCCGGTTTGAATGGTGTAATCAAAGGTGCTTATTTAAGGATAAAGAGAGATCTACCTGATGTTGAGATTATAGGACTACTTGAGGGATGGAGAGGACTCCTAGAGAAGAAGTATGTAGTTCTGAAGTATGAGGATGTGAAGGATATACACAAAGAAGGTGGAACTATAATCGGTTCATCTAGAACTAATCCTTACAAGAATGAAGATACTGTCAAGAAGGCTCATCAGAGTTTCAAAGAGCTAGGTTTAGATGCACTTATAGCAATAGGTGGAGAGGATACTCTCGGTGCAGCAAACAAGCTAGCAAAGGATGGTTTTCCTGTTGTAGGAGCACCAAAGACAATTGATAACGATCTTAATGTTACAGACTATACATTCGGTTTTGATACAGCAGTGAATATAGCGATGGAAGCGATTGACAGACTGCATACAACAGCAAAATCACATAGAAGAGTAATGGTGGTTGAGATCATGGGAAGACACGCTGGTTGGATAACTCTTTGGTCTGGAATAGCAGGTGGATCACATATGGTATTGCTACCAGAAGAGGTTACAAAAATAACTGATGTTGCAGAATTTGTAAAGAAGAGACATCAAAAAGGTGAACCATATACAATGATAGCAGTATCAGAAGGTGCTATACTTGATACCGGAGGAGCACCAAACTTCGTTTTTGAGGATGCAAAAACCGATGAATTTGGTCATGTAAGGCTAGGTGGTATCGCAAAACAACTTGCAAAGTATATTGAGGAAACAACGGGTATTGAAACGAGGTATGTAGTATTGGGACATCTACAAAGAGGTGGGGCTCCAACAGCATTTGACAGGATACTATCACTAAGATTTGGTATCAATGTAGGTGAGTTAGTTCTAAAGAGAGATTGGGGGAAAATGGTAGCACTCAGAGGAACAGAGATTGTAGCAGTTCCACTCCAAGAAGCAGTCCAAGAACTTAAAGTGGTTCCAAAGAAAATAATTGATGAACTGAAAAGCATTCTATACTAA
- a CDS encoding enoyl-ACP reductase, whose protein sequence is MGIMDGKKGVVFGVANKWSIAWGISKTLHSEGAQILLSYLGEEDKIRELANEINADMFACDVSKDEDITKLFEYVGKKYGKIDFIVHSIAFAPREALQGRYIDTTREAFKIALDISAYSLVKIVKEAENYLNDNGSIITMTYLGSVRAVPNYNVMGVAKAALESSVRYIAYDLGPRGIRCNAISAGPIKTLAARGISGFMSMYEEYPKRSALKRNVDVDEVANTALFLLSDLSSGITGEVIYVDAGYEIMGM, encoded by the coding sequence ATGGGAATAATGGATGGGAAGAAGGGAGTTGTTTTTGGTGTTGCTAACAAGTGGAGTATCGCTTGGGGTATTTCAAAGACTTTACATTCCGAAGGAGCTCAAATACTTCTATCTTATCTTGGAGAGGAGGATAAAATAAGAGAACTTGCTAACGAGATAAACGCAGATATGTTTGCTTGTGATGTGTCAAAAGATGAAGATATTACCAAACTTTTTGAGTATGTCGGCAAAAAGTATGGCAAAATTGACTTTATAGTTCATTCCATAGCATTTGCTCCAAGAGAAGCCCTACAGGGAAGGTATATTGACACAACGAGAGAAGCCTTCAAGATAGCACTAGACATAAGTGCATACTCTCTTGTAAAGATAGTCAAAGAAGCAGAAAACTACCTAAACGATAATGGATCAATAATCACAATGACATATCTAGGTTCTGTGAGGGCAGTTCCTAACTACAATGTTATGGGTGTTGCAAAAGCGGCACTTGAGTCAAGTGTTAGGTATATTGCTTACGATCTCGGACCCAGAGGTATAAGGTGTAACGCCATATCCGCAGGCCCTATAAAAACTCTCGCAGCGAGAGGCATAAGTGGATTTATGAGTATGTATGAGGAGTATCCAAAGAGATCTGCTTTAAAAAGAAATGTAGATGTAGATGAAGTTGCTAACACTGCTCTATTTTTGCTAAGCGACCTTTCATCGGGAATAACAGGTGAAGTAATATATGTTGATGCTGGGTATGAGATAATGGGAATGTAG
- a CDS encoding FAD:protein FMN transferase, which yields MLLVMSRFVLVLIFILYSFKNLFSNAIQSELYTYKNIPIVVKLSTTNRDQFLELSKETFDIITNEIYNYSYDTGSYLSRITESAYKKPTTINNDLKRLLGKILYYNSLTRSISPTIGYLIDIWGFEKNEFYVPSPSELSNALKISSTRNLVISDSSIIIRNKKTKLYLSPFASGIALTKVKELLKKNRITNGFISIGNNISLCLGSKDQQGWSVGIMNPQNRVENEVLMTVNVSNLMLYTADVSENAFVSGFKSYHSIIDPRTGYPADNGTISVSVASEDPVEAIILARMFLVMGKSGGMLFAEKFKIKAIFITVENGKRGIYKSSSWVKTFDRDLTKKQN from the coding sequence ATGCTTTTAGTTATGTCTAGGTTTGTTTTGGTTTTAATATTCATACTATATTCGTTTAAAAATCTATTTTCTAACGCAATACAATCTGAACTTTATACTTACAAGAACATCCCGATAGTTGTTAAACTTTCAACAACGAACCGAGATCAATTTCTAGAATTGTCAAAGGAGACTTTTGATATTATAACTAATGAGATATACAATTATTCATACGATACAGGTAGTTATCTTTCAAGAATTACCGAGAGTGCTTATAAGAAACCAACTACTATAAACAATGACTTAAAGAGACTACTAGGTAAGATTTTATACTACAACTCACTTACTAGGTCTATAAGTCCAACAATAGGCTACTTAATAGATATATGGGGTTTTGAAAAGAATGAATTCTATGTTCCAAGTCCGTCGGAGTTATCAAACGCTCTCAAGATTTCATCAACGAGGAACCTAGTGATCTCTGATAGTAGTATAATAATACGAAACAAGAAAACAAAACTATACCTTTCTCCTTTTGCTTCAGGTATTGCTCTTACAAAGGTCAAGGAATTACTTAAGAAAAATAGAATAACGAATGGTTTTATATCTATAGGGAATAATATATCATTGTGTTTAGGTAGCAAGGATCAGCAGGGTTGGAGTGTTGGTATTATGAACCCGCAGAATAGAGTTGAAAATGAAGTATTAATGACAGTAAATGTTTCAAACCTAATGCTATACACTGCAGATGTTTCTGAAAATGCGTTTGTCAGTGGTTTCAAGAGTTATCATTCCATAATAGACCCGAGGACAGGATACCCTGCGGACAATGGAACTATCTCTGTATCTGTTGCCAGTGAGGACCCTGTTGAGGCTATAATCCTCGCAAGAATGTTTCTGGTTATGGGAAAGAGTGGAGGTATGTTATTTGCTGAAAAGTTTAAGATAAAGGCTATTTTCATAACAGTTGAGAACGGCAAGAGAGGTATCTACAAATCCTCCTCGTGGGTAAAGACCTTTGACAGGGACTTAACTAAAAAACAGAATTGA